In the genome of Bremerella sp. P1, the window AAACAAAAAGCCGAAATCCTGATTGGTGAACAGAAGGGCTACATCAGCACGACCGTCACCGAAACGGCCTCGACTCAATCGGTCGAGTTCCTGGAAGTCGGTACCCAGTTGCGTATTCGCCCCTTCATCACCAACGACGGCATGGTTCGTCTGGATGTGCATCCTGAAATCTCGACCGGTGAAGTTCGCGTCGAGTCGGGCCTTACCATTCCCGACAAGGAAGTCACCCAGGTCACGACCAACATCATGTGCCCAGATGGCCGCACGGTCGTGATTGGTGGTCTGATCAAAAGCAGCCAGACTAAAAGTGCCTTACAGATCCCTTACTTAGGCAGCTTGCCTGGGGCAGGGCTCCTGTTCCGCCAGAAATCGGAAGAGTTGGAACGCCAGGAGTTGATTGTTCTGATCACGCCACGCATTGTTGATCCGAACCATATTTCCGAAGACGGCGAGAAGGCTCGCGACTTGTTCGAGATTCAGCACGAATACAGTGCCGACAAGATGAGCCCGTTGAGCAAGCGACATATTGGCCGTAATTACTATCGCCTGGCCACCTCGGCCTGGGCCACCGGTGATGCCTATTCCGCACTACGTTACGTCAACCTGGCCATTCACTACGACAACACCCAGTTGGAAGCGGTCGCGCTGCGTGAGGAAATCATTAGCCAGACCGGCCTTGGTGATCGCACGGTTCATTCCCACTTGAAAGAAGGGCTCGCTCCGTGGAATCACCCCCACGGCGTGCAAGTTTCGCCGTGGCACCTCGACCAAATCGAAACCGGCCCTCCGATCACGCCAGGCTACCAACCGCCGGAATTGATTCCCAATCCGCGGGTCGTCCCCCATCAATAGTAAGTGCTCTCTATGTCCACACGTTCGGTCGCCTTGCTACTTCTGGTTACCTTGGCTGCTCAATGCATCGGCTGTGCTATTCCGCCGACCATGCGCGAGGCGTTCATGGATCCCGGTAAAGAGCAGCGAGAGCGGAAAGAAGAGATCCATCGCCTGGTCGACCAGCGGCATATTCAAACCCGACTTCAAGCGGCATCGGCCATGCTTGACGCAGGCCGCTTTGCCGATTGTGAGCGTGTTCTGGCAGAGATCGAAAAGATCGACCCCGGCTGCAAAGAGATGCAATTGATCCGCGGCGAGGCCCTGATGAGCCAGAACAAGTTTGCCGAAGCGGCCCTGCTTTACGAGAAAGTCCTCAAGACGCATCCGGCCGATGCGAACCTGCATCACTTGCATGCGATGGCACTTGAATTCTCCGGCGATTCGGTTGCGGCGATGATTGCCTTCCAACGAGCAGCGGAACTTTCGCCGGATAGTTCGCTCATCCAACTCAGCCAGATTCGCACGGATGCCCCTGGCACGACCACTCGCTGACCTCTAAGCTACGGACGATCCCGATTCGTCCACCTTATCGTTCCAGCCGTGCGTCATGAAGATCCTCGCACTCGAGCCCTACTATGGCGGCAGCCACCGTGCCTTCCTGGATGGCTGGATTGCGAAGAGCAGGCACACATGGACCTGCCTGACGCTGCCAGCTCACCACTGGAAATGGCGCATGCGTCACGCGGCGATCACCTTCTCCGAGCAGCTCGCCGCCATCAAAGAGAAAAACTTCGACGGGATTGTTTGCAGCGACATGCTCAACCTGGCTGCCTTTCGCGGTCTCGCCCCGCAGCCTATTGCACGACTGCCCGTGGTCGTCTACTTCCACGAGAACCAGCTGACCTATCCCGACGAATTCCGGACGCAGCGAGACTTCCATTACGCGTTCGACAACTTTCAAACTCTGCTGGCCGCGGACCAGGCCTGGTTCAACTCGGCCTACCATCGCACCGAATTCTTCGAGCAGAGCAGGGCGTTCCTCAAAAAGTTCCCCGACTACACCCTCGAGAATCGCCTCGATGAAGCGATGGAGAAGACCATCGTCGCACAGCCAGGCCTGCCCGAGATCCCCACCGGCGCTCGAGAACCCAACTTCGAGTGCCCGCACATCGTTTGGGCCGCTCGCTGGGAAAAGGATAAGAATCCCGAAGGCTTCTTCGACGCCATGTTCCAACTGAAAGCCGATGGTTTCCCCTTCCGCTTAAGCGTCGTCGGCGAGTCGTTCCGTGATTCGCCCCCCATCTTCGATCAGGCTCGCAAAGATCTGGCCGATCACATCGAGCAGTGGGGCTTTCTAACAAGTCACAATGATTACCTGCGTCTGCTCAGCAGCAGCGACATCTTCGTATCCACCGCCAAGCACGAGTTCTTCGGCATCTCAGCCGCCGAAGCCATCCTGGCCGGTAACTTGCCTGTGCTGCCGCACCGACTTGCCTACCCAGAACTCGTCGATAACCAGCCGAACCTTCTCTATGACGGCACGACTGCCGACTTGATTGCTCACCTTCGGAGACTAACAGAAGACCAGGCCTTTCAACAGGCCGCACGAAAACAGCAGGCCATGGCTGCAAGAAAGCTCGATCGATTGCGGTGGACGCAACTCGCTACCAACTATGACCAACGTCTGCAGTCTCTCGTAGAGAAGGCTCGATAGTTTGCAGCCCGCAAATACGCAAGTTATCATTTCAATACTCTCCCTTAACCCACTTCCCACCCGAAGAGCGACCTTCTCATGCTTCGATTTCTTCTGATTCTTGCTGTGGCATTGTCCAGCTATGCTGCCTTGCCATCGTCGACCTATGCCGCCGATACACCGCCGAATATCGTCCTCATCTTCATGGACGATAAGTAGAAGCCTGTTGATGAGATTGGCCGAAAACCTCGGCGAAACTGGCGGTTTCTTGGTGAAATTGCGGTACGTTCAAACTGTGGCAAACTTCGTCGAATTCAGGTCGAATGGTGCAGATTAACTACACTTTGCTACACCAAGTCCATCTCCTCATAGCCTTCATGTGGATTAGATGCAGGCCTTTTGATCTCCCTCTTGCAAATTAATGTCTCGCACGGCGAGCTAACACTCAAGTCATCAACGTGTCAGATGTCCGCTGCTTCTCTCCTCACCGGTGAAAAATATCTGTAATTGGCGCGGAGAGATTCTGTGTCAGGATGGTTCGTCATTATGCACGAACGAAGGCGAGTGCAAATCGCTGAGCCCTATCAGATTGGCAGC includes:
- a CDS encoding tRNA-queuosine alpha-mannosyltransferase domain-containing protein, with the translated sequence MKILALEPYYGGSHRAFLDGWIAKSRHTWTCLTLPAHHWKWRMRHAAITFSEQLAAIKEKNFDGIVCSDMLNLAAFRGLAPQPIARLPVVVYFHENQLTYPDEFRTQRDFHYAFDNFQTLLAADQAWFNSAYHRTEFFEQSRAFLKKFPDYTLENRLDEAMEKTIVAQPGLPEIPTGAREPNFECPHIVWAARWEKDKNPEGFFDAMFQLKADGFPFRLSVVGESFRDSPPIFDQARKDLADHIEQWGFLTSHNDYLRLLSSSDIFVSTAKHEFFGISAAEAILAGNLPVLPHRLAYPELVDNQPNLLYDGTTADLIAHLRRLTEDQAFQQAARKQQAMAARKLDRLRWTQLATNYDQRLQSLVEKAR
- a CDS encoding tetratricopeptide repeat protein, which codes for MSTRSVALLLLVTLAAQCIGCAIPPTMREAFMDPGKEQRERKEEIHRLVDQRHIQTRLQAASAMLDAGRFADCERVLAEIEKIDPGCKEMQLIRGEALMSQNKFAEAALLYEKVLKTHPADANLHHLHAMALEFSGDSVAAMIAFQRAAELSPDSSLIQLSQIRTDAPGTTTR